From one Streptomyces sp. ICC1 genomic stretch:
- a CDS encoding TetR/AcrR family transcriptional regulator: MSEQQRSPKPRGYEMRKRAEDVGRTRQRIVEAAVHLHGTSGPAWTTIAAIAERSGVTRLTVYRHFPDETALFEACSGHWLSRQRLPRPEEWGAIENPVERLSAGLADLYRFYRAGERMLTLVIRDAHAVPEPIREARAKMTRQYIEVLSDAWPEAADPVRRAVIGHAAAFSSWRSLCREQGLTNREAVEVMVTLVEAVGTRS; this comes from the coding sequence TTGAGTGAACAGCAGCGTTCACCGAAACCACGTGGCTACGAGATGCGCAAACGCGCCGAGGACGTGGGCCGGACGCGGCAGCGCATCGTCGAGGCCGCGGTGCATCTCCACGGCACCTCGGGCCCGGCGTGGACGACCATCGCGGCGATCGCCGAGCGCTCCGGGGTCACCCGGCTGACCGTCTACCGGCATTTCCCGGATGAGACGGCGTTGTTCGAGGCCTGCTCGGGACACTGGCTGTCGCGGCAGAGGCTGCCCCGACCCGAGGAGTGGGGCGCGATCGAGAACCCCGTCGAGCGGCTGTCGGCCGGGCTTGCCGACCTCTACCGCTTCTATCGCGCGGGCGAGCGGATGCTGACACTGGTCATCCGCGACGCGCATGCCGTACCCGAGCCGATCCGCGAGGCCCGAGCAAAGATGACCCGGCAGTACATCGAAGTACTGTCCGATGCCTGGCCGGAGGCCGCCGACCCGGTCCGCCGTGCGGTGATCGGACATGCCGCGGCGTTCTCCTCGTGGCGTTCTCTGTGCCGGGAGCAAGGGCTCACGAACCGCGAGGCGGTCGAGGTCATGGTCACGCTGGTGGAAGCGGTCGGCACCAGGTCCTGA
- a CDS encoding acetylhydrolase — MTTTPFISREGMSRRRVLGAALAVGAAVPLAATSPAWAGQAVAADAPKRLTLPAPTGPHPVGTVQLHLVDRSRPDAIAGPGHFRELMATVWYPARDVQRYPVAPWMPAGAFQAFLDDAGFSDLASLGPLTAGRVGAPVRRSGRRLPVVVFSHGAHSHQGDHTVMVQELASHGYAAVTIAHQYDTYTEFPDGRVAVPLQDRQAPTLPGDFAADLRFVLDCVEQIAAGRNPDVDHRKLPAGLLGALDPRCMGAFGWSKGGTATACATLADERIRAGLSLDGPMQMNPPLAGELERPFMMMSAEFSRATDPEAAAFWSHLRGWRLDIQAEGAVHISYGDNEALFPQVAKLYGWTGQQLQDVIGTLDPDQAVKIQQAYPLAFFDEHLRHCPGHLLDGPSPAFPAVTFLP, encoded by the coding sequence ATGACCACCACACCGTTCATCAGCCGCGAGGGCATGTCGCGCCGACGCGTGCTGGGAGCCGCGCTCGCTGTCGGCGCCGCCGTACCGCTGGCCGCCACCAGCCCCGCGTGGGCCGGCCAGGCTGTGGCCGCCGACGCTCCGAAGCGGCTCACACTTCCCGCGCCGACGGGGCCGCACCCCGTGGGCACGGTCCAGCTGCACCTCGTCGACCGATCGCGCCCCGACGCCATCGCGGGGCCCGGACACTTCCGTGAGTTGATGGCCACCGTCTGGTACCCCGCCCGGGACGTCCAGCGGTACCCGGTGGCGCCCTGGATGCCGGCCGGGGCATTTCAGGCGTTCCTCGACGACGCCGGGTTCAGTGATCTGGCCTCCCTGGGGCCGCTCACCGCCGGCCGCGTGGGCGCTCCGGTGCGCAGGTCAGGCCGGCGGCTGCCCGTCGTCGTCTTCTCGCACGGCGCGCACAGCCACCAGGGCGACCACACCGTCATGGTCCAGGAGCTCGCCAGTCACGGATATGCGGCCGTGACGATCGCGCATCAGTACGACACGTACACCGAGTTCCCCGACGGCCGGGTCGCCGTCCCGCTCCAGGACAGGCAGGCGCCGACGCTGCCCGGGGACTTCGCCGCCGACCTGCGCTTCGTCCTCGACTGCGTAGAGCAGATCGCCGCGGGACGGAATCCGGACGTCGACCACAGGAAGCTGCCGGCCGGGCTGCTCGGCGCACTCGACCCGCGCTGCATGGGCGCGTTCGGCTGGTCGAAGGGGGGGACGGCCACCGCGTGCGCCACGCTCGCGGACGAGCGCATCCGGGCCGGGCTGAGCCTCGACGGCCCGATGCAGATGAACCCGCCGCTGGCCGGCGAACTGGAACGGCCGTTCATGATGATGTCCGCCGAGTTCAGCCGGGCCACGGATCCCGAGGCCGCCGCATTCTGGTCGCACCTGCGGGGCTGGCGGCTGGACATTCAGGCCGAGGGCGCCGTTCACATCTCCTACGGCGACAACGAGGCGCTGTTCCCGCAAGTGGCGAAGTTGTACGGATGGACCGGGCAGCAGCTCCAGGACGTGATCGGCACCCTCGATCCCGACCAGGCGGTGAAGATCCAGCAGGCCTACCCGCTCGCGTTCTTCGACGAGCACCTGCGCCACTGTCCGGGGCACCTGCTCGATGGGCCGTCCCCGGCCTTCCCGGCGGTGACGTTCCTTCCCTGA
- a CDS encoding DinB family protein, giving the protein MTRIDDTPPAWDERTQLTTFLDYTRDTARAKCDGVSAENARKALLPGSPLMTMSGLINHLRWVEYYWFQVVFLGEEDRGPWTDEDPDREMRIAVDFPLTQLLDEYAEQSARYRELVAGNSLDTQAKGAVRDGLHVDLRWILLHLTEETARHNGHLDILREMLDGQTGD; this is encoded by the coding sequence ATGACCAGAATCGACGACACACCGCCCGCGTGGGACGAGCGCACCCAGCTCACCACGTTTCTCGACTACACACGTGATACCGCCCGCGCCAAGTGCGACGGCGTCTCCGCGGAGAACGCCCGCAAGGCGCTCCTGCCGGGCTCACCGCTGATGACCATGAGCGGATTGATCAACCACCTCCGCTGGGTCGAGTACTACTGGTTCCAGGTGGTCTTCCTCGGCGAGGAAGACCGGGGCCCCTGGACCGATGAGGACCCCGACCGCGAGATGCGTATCGCCGTCGACTTCCCGCTCACGCAGTTGCTCGACGAATACGCCGAACAGAGCGCCCGCTACCGCGAACTGGTCGCCGGGAACAGCCTGGACACCCAGGCCAAGGGAGCCGTCCGTGACGGTCTCCATGTCGACCTGCGCTGGATCCTCCTTCACCTCACCGAGGAGACGGCCCGCCACAACGGCCACCTGGACATCCTGCGCGAGATGCTCGACGGCCAGACCGGCGACTAG
- a CDS encoding proline dehydrogenase, with product MNNKNGRLGPMDSGLAALLGAAVGSATTLGAAIVNGRAQARSQHAQWRRQHRRDAYAGYLSALHDRDIAMDAVLDALRSDQPDLPDIDEKIGRFIRLAREVHRAGEVVILEGPTSLAEVAERVAKASSDLSHVM from the coding sequence ATGAACAACAAGAACGGCAGACTGGGGCCCATGGACTCAGGACTCGCCGCACTGCTGGGCGCCGCCGTCGGTTCGGCCACCACCCTCGGGGCCGCAATCGTCAACGGTCGTGCTCAGGCACGGTCCCAGCACGCCCAATGGAGACGCCAGCATCGCCGCGACGCATACGCCGGCTACCTCAGCGCACTCCATGACCGCGACATCGCCATGGACGCCGTCCTAGACGCGCTGCGTTCGGACCAACCCGACCTCCCCGACATTGACGAGAAGATAGGCCGCTTCATCAGACTGGCCCGTGAGGTCCACCGCGCCGGCGAAGTCGTCATCCTCGAAGGGCCGACATCCCTCGCGGAAGTCGCGGAACGCGTTGCCAAGGCCTCCAGCGATCTGTCACACGTCATGTGA